The proteins below come from a single Betaproteobacteria bacterium genomic window:
- the iolE gene encoding myo-inosose-2 dehydratase, producing the protein MKAFDVKIGINPISWANDDLPELGGDTPLEIILSEGSEIGYRGFELGNKFPREPEALRKVLAQYRVELVSGWYSGELARRSVEQEIQAVGPHLQLLAKNAANVMVYGEVADSIQGRQAVPLSRRPQFAGDAQWREYAKKLDAFARYTLSQGVRLAYHHHMGAYVETVEDVDRLMSLTSPDVGLLFDSGHITFAGGDAVDTLKRHIARVCHVHCKDVRPGVARAARRQDWSFLDSVLKGVFTVPGDGHIDFKSLLKLLHDHGYRGWLVVEAEQDPARAPSYQYAQMGFRHLSELKRALER; encoded by the coding sequence ATGAAAGCCTTCGACGTGAAAATCGGAATCAACCCGATCTCGTGGGCCAACGACGACCTGCCGGAACTGGGCGGCGACACGCCGCTGGAAATCATCCTGTCCGAGGGCAGCGAGATCGGCTATCGCGGCTTCGAACTCGGCAACAAGTTTCCGAGGGAACCGGAAGCCCTGCGCAAGGTGTTGGCGCAATACCGCGTGGAACTGGTGTCGGGCTGGTATTCCGGCGAACTGGCACGCCGCTCCGTCGAGCAGGAGATCCAGGCCGTCGGCCCGCATCTGCAATTGCTGGCGAAGAACGCCGCGAACGTGATGGTCTACGGCGAAGTCGCCGATTCGATCCAGGGCAGACAGGCGGTTCCGCTATCGCGGCGCCCGCAGTTCGCCGGCGACGCGCAATGGCGCGAGTATGCGAAAAAGCTCGACGCTTTCGCCCGTTACACGTTGTCGCAAGGTGTTCGCCTCGCCTATCACCACCACATGGGTGCCTACGTCGAAACCGTCGAGGACGTCGACCGCCTCATGTCGCTGACCAGTCCCGATGTCGGCCTGCTGTTCGACAGCGGCCACATCACCTTCGCCGGCGGCGACGCGGTCGACACGTTGAAACGACACATCGCGCGGGTCTGCCACGTTCACTGCAAGGACGTGCGCCCCGGCGTGGCGCGCGCGGCGCGCAGGCAGGACTGGAGCTTCCTGGATTCCGTCTTGAAAGGCGTGTTCACCGTTCCCGGCGACGGTCATATCGATTTCAAGTCGCTGTTGAAGCTGCTGCACGACCACGGCTATCGCGGCTGGCTGGTGGTCGAAGCCGAGCAGGATCCGGCGCGCGCGCCGAGCTATCAGTACGCGCAGATGGGTTTCCGCCACCTGTCCGAACTCAAGCGTGCGCTGGAGCGCTGA